In Gimesia benthica, a single window of DNA contains:
- a CDS encoding dipeptidase, with product MNRLSLRSLFLHFLTPLLITGGLIPCPTQAEPPARKPVVLTDRARELHRQCLVVDGHNDLPWTMREKAASSFKQADIAQPQPRFHTDIPRLRQGNVGAQFWSAYVPAETSQERRAAHYTLEQIDLIHRMIKRYPDVFEMASTADDIERIHKSGKIASMIGVEGGHSIENSLSLLRVFYGLGVRYMTLTHSDTLDWADSATDTAKHDGLSPFGEEVVRTMNELGMLVDISHVSQATMEDVLRVSQAPIIASHSSARAVADHVRNVPDEILVKVKENGGVVMVNYFSGFVVPESARQMTEMFHVRRELKKKYPDETEFNREYNRWKSSHKMQPGTIHDVVDHIDHIAKVAGVEHVGIGSDFDGVSTLPAQLEDVSTYPLITQALLDRGYTDQQIKQIMGLNLLRVMREAEQVALRLQQQTKD from the coding sequence ATGAACCGCCTGTCACTCCGAAGTCTTTTCCTGCATTTCCTGACTCCCCTGCTGATCACAGGCGGCCTGATTCCCTGCCCGACTCAAGCGGAGCCCCCTGCACGAAAACCTGTGGTTCTGACGGACCGGGCCCGTGAGTTGCATCGGCAGTGTCTGGTGGTCGATGGTCACAACGATCTTCCCTGGACGATGCGGGAAAAAGCGGCTTCTTCCTTTAAACAGGCTGACATCGCTCAACCACAGCCTCGGTTTCATACCGACATTCCCCGGTTGCGTCAGGGAAATGTCGGAGCCCAGTTCTGGTCCGCCTATGTTCCTGCTGAGACCAGCCAGGAACGCAGGGCCGCTCATTACACCCTGGAACAGATCGACCTGATTCACCGGATGATTAAGCGATATCCTGACGTATTCGAAATGGCATCCACGGCAGACGATATCGAACGGATACACAAATCGGGCAAGATCGCCTCCATGATCGGTGTCGAAGGGGGACACTCCATTGAAAACTCACTTTCGCTGCTGCGGGTTTTCTACGGTCTGGGAGTCCGTTACATGACGCTCACGCACTCGGATACGCTCGACTGGGCTGACTCTGCGACTGATACAGCAAAACATGACGGCCTTTCTCCGTTCGGTGAGGAGGTTGTCCGCACCATGAACGAACTGGGAATGCTGGTCGATATTTCCCACGTCTCGCAGGCAACCATGGAGGACGTGCTGCGGGTCAGCCAGGCGCCCATCATCGCCTCGCATTCTTCAGCCCGGGCCGTTGCGGATCATGTGCGCAATGTGCCCGATGAGATCCTGGTCAAAGTCAAAGAGAACGGCGGCGTGGTGATGGTGAATTATTTCTCCGGATTCGTCGTGCCGGAATCAGCCCGCCAGATGACAGAAATGTTCCACGTCCGCCGGGAGCTGAAAAAGAAATATCCCGATGAAACAGAGTTCAATCGGGAATACAATCGCTGGAAGAGCAGCCACAAAATGCAGCCCGGCACTATTCATGATGTGGTTGATCACATTGACCACATTGCTAAAGTCGCCGGAGTGGAACATGTGGGCATTGGTTCGGACTTTGACGGTGTCTCGACACTTCCCGCGCAACTGGAAGATGTCTCAACCTATCCCCTGATCACTCAGGCTCTGCTCGACCGGGGTTATACCGATCAGCAGATCAAACAGATCATGGGACTGAACCTCCTGCGGGTCATGCGGGAAGCCGAGCAGGTCGCCCTTCGTCTGCAACAGCAGACAAAAGACTGA
- a CDS encoding putative signal transducing protein, with protein MSDSLETVYSTTNVMEAEFIKMTLEGEGIRCLLENENQAAMTGIFEIKVDVVSSNVDRARQIIDEIRESSQSHEDSSEEE; from the coding sequence ATGAGTGATAGTCTGGAAACTGTCTATTCAACGACGAATGTGATGGAAGCGGAATTCATCAAGATGACGCTGGAAGGGGAAGGCATTCGCTGTCTGCTCGAGAATGAAAATCAGGCTGCGATGACCGGAATTTTTGAGATTAAAGTCGATGTGGTCTCTTCGAACGTCGATCGGGCCCGCCAGATCATTGACGAAATCCGTGAGTCTTCGCAATCGCACGAGGATTCCTCTGAAGAGGAATAA
- a CDS encoding tRNA (mnm(5)s(2)U34)-methyltransferase — MTRLTDQAHARISDILRAGETAIDATAGNGHDTCFLCQTVGPTGHVYAIDIQDSALAQTAAQLAEADCFHCELICCDHSLLAEIVPAEYQGATGAIMFNLGYLPGGDHSLITQQATTVQALDAAIGYLRPGGILTILAYPGHPGGEAETGAILEWMNELPADEFITETILARSSAPTAPRLLIVTRQES, encoded by the coding sequence ATGACACGTTTAACCGACCAGGCACACGCACGCATCTCCGATATTCTCCGCGCCGGGGAAACCGCTATCGATGCCACTGCGGGGAACGGACACGACACCTGTTTTCTCTGTCAGACCGTTGGTCCCACGGGGCACGTGTATGCGATCGACATTCAAGACTCGGCACTGGCGCAGACAGCCGCACAACTCGCGGAGGCGGACTGCTTTCATTGTGAGCTCATCTGCTGTGATCACAGTCTACTGGCAGAGATCGTTCCGGCTGAGTATCAAGGCGCAACGGGAGCGATCATGTTTAACCTGGGCTACCTGCCCGGGGGTGACCACAGTCTGATTACGCAGCAGGCAACCACAGTGCAAGCGCTGGACGCGGCGATCGGTTACCTGCGTCCCGGAGGAATTCTGACGATCCTCGCTTATCCGGGACATCCTGGTGGGGAAGCGGAAACCGGCGCCATTTTGGAATGGATGAACGAGTTACCTGCCGACGAATTCATAACGGAAACAATCCTGGCGCGTTCGTCTGCGCCCACCGCACCGCGTCTGTTGATTGTCACCAGGCAGGAATCCTGA
- a CDS encoding NAD(P)/FAD-dependent oxidoreductase translates to MLPLNHFDHLIVGQGLAGTALGWTLQQHGYHTLIIDRGEEITSSKIAAGLITPITGLRLVVSWRLEEFLPYAVRFYREIESLTGSRFLELNPMLRLFASEQEQEQYQQRSQTHFPELVSIPEPLANESEFDVSQGGFEMQSGGKLDVPTYLEASREWFQKQNCFLKADIDPQQDLAWKADQVQINRLGVSANKIIFCQGIQARHNPWFEKVPFEGVKGEILTLKIPGLTERRVVNRGVWLAHWQDDLYRAGSTYDREHLDCEPTVAGREEIMQRLTEFLKVPFEVVEQRAAVRPVIRGRLPVLGLHPENPCVGFFNGFASKGSLQTPWMAAHFADVLEDKATPEKQLDLSRKLKPKS, encoded by the coding sequence ATGTTACCACTAAATCATTTTGACCATCTCATCGTCGGCCAGGGACTCGCAGGCACTGCACTCGGCTGGACGCTGCAGCAACACGGCTATCACACCTTGATCATCGACCGCGGTGAAGAGATCACGTCCTCGAAAATTGCAGCTGGTTTAATCACGCCTATCACCGGACTGCGCCTGGTGGTCTCCTGGCGACTCGAAGAATTCCTGCCTTACGCTGTCCGCTTCTATCGCGAAATTGAATCGCTTACCGGTTCCCGTTTCCTGGAGTTGAACCCAATGCTGCGACTGTTCGCTTCAGAGCAGGAACAGGAGCAGTACCAGCAACGATCCCAGACACATTTTCCGGAACTGGTTTCGATTCCCGAGCCTCTGGCGAACGAATCTGAATTCGATGTGTCACAGGGGGGATTCGAAATGCAGAGCGGAGGAAAACTGGATGTCCCCACTTACCTCGAAGCTTCGCGAGAGTGGTTTCAAAAACAAAACTGTTTTTTGAAAGCAGACATCGATCCGCAACAGGACCTGGCATGGAAAGCAGACCAGGTCCAGATCAACCGTCTGGGAGTGAGTGCCAACAAAATCATTTTCTGCCAGGGGATCCAGGCGCGGCACAATCCCTGGTTTGAAAAAGTGCCTTTTGAGGGCGTCAAAGGAGAAATCCTGACTTTGAAAATTCCAGGCCTGACAGAACGACGCGTGGTCAACCGGGGAGTCTGGCTCGCGCACTGGCAGGATGACCTGTATCGCGCCGGCTCGACTTATGATCGGGAACACCTCGACTGTGAACCCACGGTAGCCGGCCGTGAAGAAATCATGCAGCGTCTGACCGAATTTCTGAAAGTTCCGTTTGAAGTTGTCGAGCAACGGGCCGCGGTCCGTCCGGTCATTCGTGGACGACTGCCTGTCTTGGGACTGCATCCGGAAAACCCGTGCGTCGGATTCTTCAACGGTTTTGCCTCGAAAGGCAGCCTGCAAACCCCCTGGATGGCAGCCCATTTTGCCGATGTACTGGAAGACAAAGCGACTCCGGAAAAACAACTGGACCTCAGCCGTAAGCTCAAACCAAAATCATGA
- a CDS encoding DUF1559 domain-containing protein produces MEFKRSKKRGFTLIELLVVIAIIAILIALLLPAVQQAREAARRSTCKNNLKQIGLALHNYHETHSMFPNDVWTNDPGGSSPGARNYSWITLILPFLEQAPLYNQINFSAPILGQTGTAGPIQATKLPVLHCPSDQDHDPSARDGFATTNYAGSQGFDWWQRPNQVHTGVFTLKSKVRIRDITDGTTTTIAVGEVPQNGFASGGRTCGAGRLRDGGGEAVYRMAFVASTHIVVMNNAANNLLLPDGTSTGEDGTFFKTAPYAWGPVYIAAHCLNSEWPGPGSVHQGGAHFLMADGSVRFISENIDYHGDHNQSAGAPSLWMSLNTIAGGRFDSIVGDF; encoded by the coding sequence ATGGAGTTCAAGCGTTCAAAGAAGAGAGGCTTCACGTTGATTGAATTGCTGGTGGTCATCGCGATCATCGCAATTTTGATCGCCCTGCTACTACCCGCCGTTCAACAGGCGCGCGAAGCGGCCCGTCGAAGTACCTGCAAGAACAACCTCAAGCAGATCGGGTTGGCATTGCACAACTATCATGAAACACACTCGATGTTTCCCAACGATGTCTGGACCAACGATCCAGGTGGTTCCTCACCCGGAGCTCGTAACTACAGTTGGATTACTCTGATTTTACCATTCCTGGAGCAGGCACCCCTGTACAATCAGATTAACTTCTCCGCCCCGATCCTCGGCCAGACAGGAACGGCAGGACCAATTCAGGCGACTAAGCTGCCTGTCCTGCATTGCCCTTCAGACCAGGACCATGATCCCAGCGCCCGTGATGGTTTCGCGACCACCAACTATGCCGGATCTCAAGGCTTTGACTGGTGGCAACGTCCCAATCAGGTTCACACAGGTGTCTTTACACTGAAATCGAAAGTCCGGATTCGCGACATCACCGATGGAACGACCACCACCATTGCCGTGGGGGAAGTTCCACAAAATGGTTTTGCCAGTGGCGGACGAACCTGTGGTGCAGGTCGTTTGCGTGATGGAGGTGGAGAAGCGGTCTACCGAATGGCTTTCGTCGCTTCAACACACATCGTGGTCATGAACAATGCTGCCAACAATTTGTTATTACCCGATGGTACTTCCACCGGGGAAGATGGTACGTTCTTTAAAACAGCTCCTTATGCCTGGGGGCCGGTTTATATCGCCGCTCACTGTCTGAACTCAGAATGGCCGGGACCGGGTTCTGTGCATCAGGGAGGTGCTCACTTCCTGATGGCCGATGGTTCGGTACGTTTCATCAGTGAAAACATCGATTACCACGGTGATCACAACCAGTCAGCTGGAGCACCCAGCCTCTGGATGTCGCTCAATACGATTGCCGGTGGTCGCTTCGATAGTATCGTTGGCGATTTTTAA